The following is a genomic window from Niabella soli DSM 19437.
GTACCGCCCTTTTATAAACACCCGGCTTATATAAACGCCCTGGCGGAAAGCATGCGCCCTTACCTGCAGGAAGATTTTGATCAGTTATTATTTAGCTATCATGGTATTCCCGAGCGGCACATATTAAAAGCAGACCCCACAAAAAAGCATTGCATGCAGGTAGAAAATTGCTGCTTTAAGGCAAGCGATTCCCATCCCACCTGTTACCGGCACCAGGTTACGATTACCAGTGAACTGGTGGCAAAAAAACTGGGGTTGAAAAAAGAGCAATGGCAGCAAAGCTATCAAAGCCGGCTCGGGCGCGATCCCTGGCTGTTGCCCAACACCCAGGTCCGTTTGCCACAACTGCCAAAAGAACAGGTTAAAAAACTGGTAGTGGTCTGTCCTTCCTTTGTGAGCGACTGCCTGGAAACCCTTGAGGAAATTGAGTTGCGCGGAAAGGAAGATTTTATGGCCCACGGGGGTGAACAATACACGTATATACCTTGTATGAATACCCATGCACTTTGGGTGGATGCCCTGTTACAACTGATTGAAGAAACAATGGATAAGGACCGATAAAACAGGCGTGTTCAATCGGGTTAATGTATACTTGCTACCGGTATATCTTAATAAGCCGGCATCAAAATTGTTTTT
Proteins encoded in this region:
- the hemH gene encoding ferrochelatase; translated protein: MRKTGVILMNLGSPDSTSVKDVKKYLDEFLMDERVIDKPWLLRFLLVRGIINPFRAPKSAEAYKAIWWDEGSPLIVLSKQLQEALQQKTTLPVELSMRYGTPTPEAAYTALLNRMPDVEEVILVPLYPHYAMSSFETAVEHMKAAHKNNNYAFRLKVVPPFYKHPAYINALAESMRPYLQEDFDQLLFSYHGIPERHILKADPTKKHCMQVENCCFKASDSHPTCYRHQVTITSELVAKKLGLKKEQWQQSYQSRLGRDPWLLPNTQVRLPQLPKEQVKKLVVVCPSFVSDCLETLEEIELRGKEDFMAHGGEQYTYIPCMNTHALWVDALLQLIEETMDKDR